The Phormidium sp. PBR-2020 DNA segment AGCTGCGGGAAGATATTTCCAACTCCAAAGGGCAAAAACGAGCCAAACTCATCAAACGACTGCGGGTGATTGATAACTTCATCGCCACCAGCGCTCGACCCGACTGGATGGTTCTCGATGCCATTCCCGTGATTCCCCCTGACTTGCGCCCCATGGTGCAGCTCGATGGGGGGCGTTTTGCCACCAGTGACCTCAATGACCTCTATCGTCGAGTCATTAACCGCAATAACCGACTGGCGAGGTTACAGGAGATTTTGGCCCCGGAAATTATCATCCGTAACGAAAAACGGATGTTGCAAGAGGCCGTCGATGCCCTTATCGACAATGGACGGCGGGGACGTACGGTGGTTGGTGCGAATAATCGCCCCCTGAAATCCCTCAGCGATATCATTGAAGGGAAACAAGGTCGCTTCCGTCAGAACTTGCTTGGAAAACGGGTGGACTACTCCGGACGGAGTGTGATTGTCGTCGGTCCTAAGTTGGAAATCCACCAATGTGGCTTACCTCGGGAGATGGCGATCGAACTGTTCCAACCCTTCGTGATTCACCGGCTGATTCGTCAGGGCATCGTCAACAACATCAAAGCCGCCAAAAAACTGATTTCTCGCAACGACCCCAACATCTGGGATGTTCTCGAAGAAGTCATCGAAGGTCACCCGGTTATGCTTAACCGGGCACCGACCCTGCACCGTTTGGGGATTCAGGCCTTCGAGCCGATTCTGGTTGATGGTCGCGCCATTCAACTGCACCCCCTCGTCTGTCCGGCCTTTAACGCCGACTTCGACGGAGACCAAATGGCCGTTCACGTCCCCCTCTCCCTCGAAGCCCAAGCCGAAGCGCGGCTGCTGATGTTGGCCTGTAATAACATCCTCTCCCCCGCTACCGGACAACCCATCGTGACTCCGAGTCAGGACATGGTCTTGGGTTGCTACTACCTCACCGCCGAGAATCCCACGGTTCAAGACAAGAACGAACAGACCTTCGCTAACCCCGAAGATCTAGTGATTGCCCATGAACGAGGATTGGTCCACCTGCATAAATATGTCTGGGTGCGTCTGAGTCCCGAGGACACAATCGTCACCAATGGCGACGACCCCCTTATCGAAGAACAGACCCTCGACGATGGCAGTGTCTTAAAACGGTATCAGTACAGTCGCCAACGCTTCGACGCCGATGGAAAACTTATCGCCCAATATGCCTACACCACTCCAGGGCGGGTTATCTATAACCAAGCCATTCGAGAAGCCCTAGCCTAGCGGTCCTTCTCAAGCGGCGGGACGACCCCTCGCCCCGCTGCTAACCTCATCCTCCCCCCTATCACAGCCGTCAACGTTGAGAGACTATGCTCTTTTACAATCGAGTCGTCGATAAAAAACAACTGCGCTCCCTGATTGCTTGGTCCTTCAGCTATCATGGAACCGCCAAAACCGCCCAAATTGCTGACCACCTCAAAGACTTGGGTTTTCGCTATGCCACCCGGGCTGGGGTATCCATCAGTATTGAGGACTTGCAAATTCCTCCCTCCAAGCCGCAATTGCTGGCTACCGCCCAACAAGAAATTGATGTCACCGAGGCTCGCTATACCCGAGGTGAAATCACCGAGGTGGAGCGTTTCCAGAAAGTCATTGACACCTGGAGTACCACCAGCGAAGAACTCAAAGATGACGTGGTCACCAACTTCAAACAAAGTGACCCCCTCAACTCCGTCTATATGATGGCCTTCTCCGGGGCGCGGGGGAATATCTCCCAGGTGCGTCAGTTGGTGGGAATGCGGGGCTTGATGGCCAACCCGCAAGGGGAAATCATCGACTTACCCATTAAAACCAACTTC contains these protein-coding regions:
- a CDS encoding DNA-directed RNA polymerase subunit gamma, coding for MPKVEQRFDYVKIAIASPERIRSWGERTLPNGQVVGEVTKPETINYRTLKPEMDGLFCERIFGPAKDWECHCGKYKRVRHRGIVCERCGVEVTESRVRRHRMGYIKLAAPVTHVWYLKGIPSYMAILLDMPLRDVEQIVYFNAYVVLNPGNADNLAYKQLLLEDQWMEIEEQLYDEDSQLEGIEVGIGAEAIQQLLADMELEAVAEKLREDISNSKGQKRAKLIKRLRVIDNFIATSARPDWMVLDAIPVIPPDLRPMVQLDGGRFATSDLNDLYRRVINRNNRLARLQEILAPEIIIRNEKRMLQEAVDALIDNGRRGRTVVGANNRPLKSLSDIIEGKQGRFRQNLLGKRVDYSGRSVIVVGPKLEIHQCGLPREMAIELFQPFVIHRLIRQGIVNNIKAAKKLISRNDPNIWDVLEEVIEGHPVMLNRAPTLHRLGIQAFEPILVDGRAIQLHPLVCPAFNADFDGDQMAVHVPLSLEAQAEARLLMLACNNILSPATGQPIVTPSQDMVLGCYYLTAENPTVQDKNEQTFANPEDLVIAHERGLVHLHKYVWVRLSPEDTIVTNGDDPLIEEQTLDDGSVLKRYQYSRQRFDADGKLIAQYAYTTPGRVIYNQAIREALA